The DNA sequence CACGCCATGGCGACCGAGGGCGGGACAGCGGAGAACGGCAGCACCGCCGGCGGTGTGCGGACGGCCCGCGTTCCCAAGTACTACCGGCTCAAACGTCATCTGCTGGAGATGACCGAAACCTTGCGCCCCGGCACGCCGGTGCCACCCGAACGCACCCTCGCCGCGGAGTTCGACACCTCGCGCACCACCGTGCGCCAGGCCCTCCAGGAGCTGGTCGTCGAGGGCCGCCTGGAACGCATCCAGGGCAAGGGCACCTTCGTCGCCAAGCCCAAGGTCTCCCAGGCGCTGCAACTCACCTCCTACACGGAGGACATGAAGGCCCAGGGCCTCGAACCCGCCTCGCAGCTGCTCGACATCGGCTACGTCACGGCGGACGACCGCCTCGCCGGTCTGCTCGACATCTCCCCCGGCGGCCGGGTGCTGCGCATCGAACGGCTGCGGCTGGCCAGCGGCGAGCCCATGGCCATCGAGACCACCCACCTCTCCGCGAAGCGCTTCCCCGCGCTGCGCCGCAACCTCGTCAAGTACACGTCGCTGTACACGGCGCTCGCCGAGGTCTACGGCGTGCACCTGGCCGAGGCCGAGGAGACCATCGAGACCTCGCTCGCCACCCCGCGCGAGGCCGGGCTGCTCGGCACCGACGTCGGCCTCCCCATGCTGCTGCTCTCCCGCCACTCGCTGGACGCGGACGGGGCACCGGTGGAGTGGGTGCGTTCGGTCTACCGGGGGGACCGCTACAAGTTCGTCGCGCGATTGCGGCGGCCCGCGTCGGAATAGGACGTGCGCCCCGTGGAATCGTCCGGACTTCCGGGAAGGGTGGCGAGGGCGATTCCACGGGAACGGTCCCTCATGGTCCATTCCTATTGACGGTCATCACGGCGGCTCATAGTGTCACCGGCGCCCGACCGCTGCCTCGCGAGAGGACGATCATGGACGACACCGCGGGCGTGCGGAGCCACGAAGGAACCACTCCGCGGGACGGCCGCCGGCGCCCCGCGCCCGGCCTGGAACCGGCGCATTCCCCGCGGAAAGTCCTCGCTCACGGCGAGTTGCTGCGCCGCTTCGTCGAGGGCCGGGAAATCCGCCCGGTGCATGTCCGGCTCGACATCATGGGGCCTTCCGCGATTTCCCGGCCGGAAAGCCGCGGCGGAACGGACGCCGTCGGGCGGGCCGCCGGGAATTCCCCCGCGGAAAGCGCTCTCCCGACGGCGGAGGCCGCCTCCCTGCTCCGCGGATTCGCGGCTTCCGGCGGCCGGGCAGTGACCTTCCGCGGCATCCGCGAAACCACCCGCCACCCCGGCTATCCGGCCGTGTGCGACGCGGGGCACGAGGCCGGCCTCCGCCTCGGGCTGGTCACCGACGGCACCCGGCTCGGCCGCCCGGACACGGCCGAGTGCGTGGCCTCCACCCACACCTGGGTGCGGGTCGCGCTCCCGGCGGGCACCGAGGCCGCCTTCCGGGCCGGCGGTTCCGGTTCCGGCCGGACGACGCTGGCGTCGCTCCTCGACGACGTCGGCAACCTGCGGCAGTCCGCCATCGACCCGGACTTCCGCATCGGCTTCCACTACGTGGTCACCGCACGCAACAGCGGGGAGATCCTGGCCGCCGCCCACGCGGCCCGGGAGTCGGGTGCCCACTACATACGCTTCGACACCGGCCCGTACGCCGACCCGTACGCCGTCCCGCTCGACGGCCCTTACGGGGACCCGTACGCGGCTCCGGCGGACGTCGCACCGGCCCTGCGCCAGGCCGCCCTGCTGGCGGACGAGGCGTTCGAGGTCCGGCTGCCGCGCCCCGCCGACGGCGCCCCGAACGGCGACGGCCCGAACGCCGGCTCCACAGACGGCGAAGCCCGCTTCGGCCGCTGCCACTACAGCCGCTTCGCCGCTGCCGTCGACGCCCGCGGACACCTCCACCCCTGCCCCCAGGTGAGCCCCGACCCCCGCTACGACCTCGGCGACGTCACCGCCGGCGGCTGGCCGGACGTCCTGGACGGCGCCGCCCGCGCCGCCTGGCAGGCCACGGACCCGCGGACCACCGCGCTGTGCGGATCCTGCTACTACCGGCCGCAGAACGAGCTGCTGGAGCTGCTGTTCAGCGGGCGCGTCGCCCTGGAGGACGCGCTGGGGGCGTACGCGGCCGAGGTGCCGTCCACGCTGCACGCGGACTTCCTCTGAGGCCCGGCGGAGAGATCCGACAAAGAAACCCGACGGAGAGGCCCGACAGATCAGCCGTGGCTCGTATCGATCACGCAGAAGCGATTCCCCTCCGGGTCCGCGAGGACGACGAAGTCCGGGTCCTCCGGATAGCGGTCCCAGTCGACCCGCGCGGCCCCGAGCCCCAGTAGCCGCTCCACCTCCGCCGCCTGCGCGGCCGCGTCGGCGGCGTACAGGTCCAGGTGGACGCGCGGATACCGCTCGGCGGCCGTTTCGCTGCGCATCAGCGCCAGTTGGACGCCGGTGCCGCCGGCGGCGGGCACCAGGACGGTGAAGGACGCCTCGACCGTGTCGTCGCGCGGCACGTAGCCGAGGGCCCGGGTCCAGAACCCGGCGGCCCGCTCCATGTCGTCGACGCCAAGGACCACCGATCCGATGCTCAGCATCACATGATCATTGCAGACACCACGGACCGCGACAAGGACCGTGTCCCGCCGCCGCGTTGCCCGACGGCTCAGCCCCCGGCGAGCAGCGCGGGCAGTTTCCGCATGTCGTCGAAGACGACCGTGCCGGGCCCCTCGAGCCAGGCGGCGGGCGTCAGCCCGCCGGCGTAGCCGAAGGACCGCATGCCCGCCGCGCGGGCGGCCCGGACGCCGTACCGGCTGTCCTCGACCACGGCGCACCGGGCCGGGTCGGCGCCCAGGGTCCGGGCGGCGTGCAGGAAGAGGTCCGGGGCGGGCTTGCCTCGTGCCACGTCCTCGGCCCTGAAGATCCGCCCCTCCGCGAAGAGGCCGTGGAGGCCGGTGAGCCGCAGGTTCTGCCGGATGGCGGTGTGATCGCCGTTGGAGGCGACGCAGAAGGGGAGGTCCAGTTCCCCCAGCGCCTCGGCGACGCCCTCCACGGCCGCCAACTCGGCGGCGAACGCGTCCACGTAGCGCTGCTCGTACGGCTTCCACCAGTCGGCGGGCAGCGGCCGGCCGAGGCGTTCCGCGACCGCCTCCCGCATGATCTCCGCCGGGGACCCCACGAACCTCTCGATGATCTCGGCCTCGGTGAACGGTGCTCCCAACTCGGCCAGGTACTCCGCCTCCACGCGCACGCAGATCCGCTCGCTGTCCACCAGAACGCCGTCGCAGTCGAAGATGACGAGGTCAAAGGGCTTGTCGCACATGCCCTTCAACTTATGCGCGGGGGGAGGGAACGCGCACGGTCCCGGTGGAGGCGCCGGCGCGCGCGCCCAGCGCCCCGGCGCGCCAGGGAAGTTGATGTTGCCATACCGATATCCGGACAGGGGGTGACGACCGGAGGCTCCCTCCCCTAGATTTCGTGCGCATTACGCGAATGATCGCACCGCGAGGGAATCGCGCCGCGACCGTCGCGCCATGCCGCAGACCGCACGGGGACGGAGCCGTCGCATGTCCGAACCACCCGCTTCCGCACCACCCGACGCCGCCGACGGCCGCCGCAAGCCGGTCGTGACCCTCCCGATGGTCGTCGCGGGCGTCTGTCTCGCCCTGCCGTTCGGCGCGATGCTCTGGGTCGACTCCTATGCCCGGCTGAAGCCCGCGTTCATCGGCATCCCGTTCTTCTACTGGTACCAGATGCTCTGGGTCGTCATCTCGACGGCGCTGACGACCGTCGCGTACGTGCTCGTGCGCCGGCAGGAGCGGGAGCGGAAGCGGGGTGGGCGGGCGTGAAGGACGGCGTCAACGGTGTCGCGCTCACCGTCTTCATCATCTTCTTCCTGGGCGTCACGGTCATGGGCTTCTACGCCGCGCGGTGGCGGCGGGCCGAGAACGCCGACAACCTGGACGAATGGGGGCTGGGCGGGCGCTCGTTCGGCACCTGGATCACCTGGTTCCTGCTCGGCGGCGACCTGTACACGGCGTACACCTTCGTCGCCGTGCCGGCGGCCGTCTACGCGGGCGGCGCGGCCGGGTTCTTCGCCGTGCCGTACACGATCCTCTGCTACCCGCTGGTCTTCACCTTCCTGCCGCGCCTGTGGTCGGTGTCGCACAAGCACGGGTATGTCACCTCGTCCGACTTCGTCCGGGGCCGCTTCGGCTCCCGGGGGCTGTCGCTGGCGCTCGCCCTCACCGGCATCCTCGCCACGATGCCCTACATCGCCCTCCAACTGGTCGGCATCCAGGCCGTGCTGGACGTGATGGGGATCGGCGGCGGCTCCAACTGGTTCATGAAGGATCTGCCGCTGCTCATCGCGTTCGGCGTGCTGGCGGCCTACACCTACTCGTCCGGGCTGCGGGCCCCCGCCCTGATCGCGTTCGTCAAGGACGCGCTGATCTACATCGTCATCGCGGTCGCCATCATCTACATCCCCATGCGGCTCGGCGGGTTCGACCACGTCTTCGCCAAGGCGGGCGAGGCGTTCTCCGTCAAGAACCCGGACACGGGCAAGCCGCGCGGCGCCCTGGCGACCGGGCCGGACGCGCAGTGGGCGTACGCGACCCTCGCGCTCGGCTCGGCGATGGCGCTGTTCCTCTACCCGCACTCGGTGACGGCGGTGCTCTCCAGCAAGAACCGCAACGTCATCCGCCGCAACACCACGATCCTGCCGCTGTACTCGCTGATGCTGGGGCTGCTGGCGATGCTCGGTTTTATGGCGGTGGCGGCGGGGATCAAGGTGAAGAACGGGCAGCTGGCCATCCCGCAGCTCTTCGAGGACATGTTCCCGGACTGGTTCACCGGCGTCGCCTTCGCGGCGATCGGCATCGGCGCCCTGGTCCCGGCGGCCATCATGTCCATCGCCGCCGCCAACCTCTTCACCCGCAACATCTACAAGGACTTCCTGCGGCCGGACGCCTCGCCCGCGCACGAGGCGAAGGTCTCCAAGCTGGCGTCCCTGCTGGTGAAGGTGGGCGCGCTCGTCTTCGTCCTCACCATGGACAAAACGGTCGCCATCAACTTCCAGCTGCTGGGCGGCATCTGGA is a window from the Streptomyces mobaraensis genome containing:
- a CDS encoding GntR family transcriptional regulator, with amino-acid sequence MATEGGTAENGSTAGGVRTARVPKYYRLKRHLLEMTETLRPGTPVPPERTLAAEFDTSRTTVRQALQELVVEGRLERIQGKGTFVAKPKVSQALQLTSYTEDMKAQGLEPASQLLDIGYVTADDRLAGLLDISPGGRVLRIERLRLASGEPMAIETTHLSAKRFPALRRNLVKYTSLYTALAEVYGVHLAEAEETIETSLATPREAGLLGTDVGLPMLLLSRHSLDADGAPVEWVRSVYRGDRYKFVARLRRPASE
- a CDS encoding radical SAM protein; translated protein: MDDTAGVRSHEGTTPRDGRRRPAPGLEPAHSPRKVLAHGELLRRFVEGREIRPVHVRLDIMGPSAISRPESRGGTDAVGRAAGNSPAESALPTAEAASLLRGFAASGGRAVTFRGIRETTRHPGYPAVCDAGHEAGLRLGLVTDGTRLGRPDTAECVASTHTWVRVALPAGTEAAFRAGGSGSGRTTLASLLDDVGNLRQSAIDPDFRIGFHYVVTARNSGEILAAAHAARESGAHYIRFDTGPYADPYAVPLDGPYGDPYAAPADVAPALRQAALLADEAFEVRLPRPADGAPNGDGPNAGSTDGEARFGRCHYSRFAAAVDARGHLHPCPQVSPDPRYDLGDVTAGGWPDVLDGAARAAWQATDPRTTALCGSCYYRPQNELLELLFSGRVALEDALGAYAAEVPSTLHADFL
- a CDS encoding VOC family protein; translation: MLSIGSVVLGVDDMERAAGFWTRALGYVPRDDTVEASFTVLVPAAGGTGVQLALMRSETAAERYPRVHLDLYAADAAAQAAEVERLLGLGAARVDWDRYPEDPDFVVLADPEGNRFCVIDTSHG
- a CDS encoding HAD family hydrolase, coding for MCDKPFDLVIFDCDGVLVDSERICVRVEAEYLAELGAPFTEAEIIERFVGSPAEIMREAVAERLGRPLPADWWKPYEQRYVDAFAAELAAVEGVAEALGELDLPFCVASNGDHTAIRQNLRLTGLHGLFAEGRIFRAEDVARGKPAPDLFLHAARTLGADPARCAVVEDSRYGVRAARAAGMRSFGYAGGLTPAAWLEGPGTVVFDDMRKLPALLAGG
- a CDS encoding DUF3311 domain-containing protein: MSEPPASAPPDAADGRRKPVVTLPMVVAGVCLALPFGAMLWVDSYARLKPAFIGIPFFYWYQMLWVVISTALTTVAYVLVRRQERERKRGGRA
- the mctP gene encoding monocarboxylate uptake permease MctP, with protein sequence MKDGVNGVALTVFIIFFLGVTVMGFYAARWRRAENADNLDEWGLGGRSFGTWITWFLLGGDLYTAYTFVAVPAAVYAGGAAGFFAVPYTILCYPLVFTFLPRLWSVSHKHGYVTSSDFVRGRFGSRGLSLALALTGILATMPYIALQLVGIQAVLDVMGIGGGSNWFMKDLPLLIAFGVLAAYTYSSGLRAPALIAFVKDALIYIVIAVAIIYIPMRLGGFDHVFAKAGEAFSVKNPDTGKPRGALATGPDAQWAYATLALGSAMALFLYPHSVTAVLSSKNRNVIRRNTTILPLYSLMLGLLAMLGFMAVAAGIKVKNGQLAIPQLFEDMFPDWFTGVAFAAIGIGALVPAAIMSIAAANLFTRNIYKDFLRPDASPAHEAKVSKLASLLVKVGALVFVLTMDKTVAINFQLLGGIWILQTVPALVGGLFTRWFHRWALLAGWAAGMIYGTWRAYDTPSATQDHFGNTNLIPFIGEKGYIGLTAFALNVLVAVVLTLVFKALGTPDGVDETKASDYTADAGDPGVQTELPPATAGAPGGH